Proteins encoded in a region of the Benincasa hispida cultivar B227 chromosome 2, ASM972705v1, whole genome shotgun sequence genome:
- the LOC120071701 gene encoding uncharacterized mitochondrial protein AtMg00810-like, with the protein MRKSTLDHSVFFKRSEGGVILLVVYVDDIVITGDDALGIQSLKTFLHSQFYIKDLGMLKYFLGIEVIRSKKGILLSQRKYILDLLTETGKLGVKPCSTPMMLNLQLTKDGELLKDHERYRRLVGKLNYLTLTRPDIAYSVSIVSQYMSCPTVNHWVSLEHILCYLKVALGCGLLYKDYGHTNIECISNADWVGSKEDIRSTLGYCVFVGGNLISWKSKKKNVVSRSSAKSEYRAMAQSVCELIWIYQLLVELRFEITTPTKLWCDNQATLHIASNPEFHERTKYIEVDCHFVREEIQQGLVSTGYVKTREQLGDIFMKALDGRRIDYLCNKLGMINVYAPT; encoded by the coding sequence ATGCGGAAGAGCACGTTAGATCATTCGGTCTTTTTTAAAAGATCTGAGGGTGGTGTCATCTTATTAGtcgtatatgtggatgatattgtgaTTACTGGTGATGATGCTTTAGGTATCCAGTCTCtgaagacctttcttcatagtcaattctatataaaagatttgggcatgttgaaatacttcttaggaattgaggtaataagaagcaagaaaggaatACTATTATCACAGAGAAAATATATACTTGACTTGTTGACTGAAACAGGAAAGCTAGGGGTTAAGCCATGTAGTACCCCAATGATGCTCAACTTACAGCtcacaaaagatggagaattgctAAAAGATCATGAAAGATATAGGAGGTTAGTGGGAAAACTTAATTACCTTACTTTGACTCGACCCGACATAGCCTATTCGGTAAGTATTGTGAGTCAGTACATGTCATGCCCTACAGTTAATCATTGGGTTTCATTGGAACATATTCTTTGTTATCTAAAGGTTGCTCTTGGGTGTGGTTTATTATATAAGGATTATGGTCATACTAATATTGAATGTATCTCAAACGCCGATTGGGTAGGATCTAAAGAAGACATAAGATCAACCTTAGGgtattgtgtttttgttggtggtaatttgatttcttggaagagtAAGAAGAAAAATGTGGTGTCACGTTCAAGTGCGAAATCAGAATATAGAGCAATGGCACAGTCTGTGTgtgaattgatttggatatatcaacttcttgttgagttgagatttgaaatcaccacaccgacaaagttgtggtgtgataatcaagcaACACTTCATATTGCATCTAATCCAGAATTTCATGAAAGGACTAAatatattgaagttgattgccaTTTTGTACGTGAGGAAATTCAACAAGGATTGGTATCTACAGGATATGTGAAGACTAGAGAACAATTAGGAGATATCTTCATGAAAGCATTGGATGGAAGACGTATAGATTATCTATGTAACAAGTTGGGCATGATTAACGtatatgctccaacttga